A genome region from Nicotiana tabacum cultivar K326 chromosome 13, ASM71507v2, whole genome shotgun sequence includes the following:
- the LOC107790266 gene encoding chorismate synthase 1, chloroplastic-like (The RefSeq protein has 1 substitution compared to this genomic sequence), with amino-acid sequence MASFVPTKQFLGAPSSSDVGSYRLGSLQLPSKLSSSNLHILFRPSHPKRLEIQAAGNTYGNYFRVTTFGESHGGGVGCVIDGCPPRLPLSESDMQVELDRRRPGQSRITTPRKETDTCKISSGIADGLTTGSPIKVEVPNTDQRGNDYSEMSQAYRPSHADATYDFKYGVRSVQGGGRSSARETIGRVAAGAVAKKILKLYSGTEVLAYVSQVHQVVLPEDWIDHQTVTLEQIESNIVRCPDPEYAEKMIAAIDAVRVRGDSVGGVVTCIVRNVPRGLGTPVFDKLEAELAKACMSLPATKGFEFGSGFGGTFMTGSKHNDEFYMDEHGRIRTRTNRSGGIQGGISNGEVINMKIAFKPTSTIARKQQTVTRDKHDTELIARGRHDPCVVPRAVPMVEAMVALALVDQLMAHYAQCMLFPINPALQEPLQSSTPESAEVTL; translated from the exons ATGGCGTCTTTTGTACCTACCAAACAATTTCTCGGAGCTCCGTCTTCCTCCGATGTCGGATCCTACCGCCTTGGATCTCTTCAGCTACCTTCTAAGCTCTCATCTTCCAATCTTCATATACTTTTTCGTCCGTCACACCCCAAACGGTTAG AAATACAGGCTGCTGGTAATACATATGGAAATTACTTCCGTGTTACAACTTTCGGAGAATCACATGGTGGTGGAGTTGGTTGTGTTATTGATGGATGTCCCCCTCGTCTCCCACTTTCTGAATCTGATATGCAGGTTGAACTTGACAGGAG GAGGCCAGGTCAAAGCCGAATTACCACACCTAGGAAAGAGACTGACACTTGCAAAATATCATCAGGCATTGCCGATG GGCTGACTACTGGATCCCCAATCAAGGTTGAAGTACCTAACACTGATCAGAGAGGAAAT GACTACAGTGAAATGTCCCAGGCTTATAGGCCATCTCATGCAGATGCTACTTATGACTTCAAGTATGGAGTAAGATCCGTACAG GGGGGTGGTAGATCATCAGCAAGAGAAACCATTGGGAGAGTTGCTGCTGGAGCCGTTGCTAAGAAAATTCTCAAACTTTATTCTGGAACTGAG GTTCTTGCTTATGTTTCTCAAGTTCACCAAGTTGTACTTCCTGAGGATTGGATTGATCATCAGACTGTGACTCTAGAGCAG ATAGAAAGCAATATTGTCCGATGCCCGGATCCAGAATATGCAGAGAAGATGATTGCTGCTATTGATGCTGTACGAGTGAGAGGGGACTCTGTTGGTGGAGTTGTAACTTGTATTGTTAGAAATGTCCCACGA GGTCTTGGTACGCCAGTCTTCGATAAACTTGAAGCTGAGCTAGCTAAAGCTTGCATGTCATTACCTGCAACAAAGGGTTTTGAGTTTGGAAGTGGCTTCGGAG GCACATTCATGACTGGTAGCGAGCATAATGACGAATTCTATATGGATGAGCATGGCCGAATCAGGACAAGAACCAACAGATCTGGTGGTATCCAG GGCGGTATATCAAATGGAGAAGTTATCAATATGAAAATAGCTTTCAAGCCAACTTCAACTATTgct AGGAAGCAGCAAACTGTGACGAGAGATAAACATGACACAGAACTCATTGCTAGGGGTCGCCATGATCCTTGTGTAGTTCCCCGAG CTGTTCCTATGGTTGAAGCAATGGTAGCCCTGGCGCTTGTGGATCAGTTAATGGCTCATTATGCACAGTGTATGCTGTTCCCAATTAATCCTGCATTGCAGGAACCTTTGCAGTCATCGACACCCGAGTCAGCTGAGGTTACCCTCTGA